From Pongo pygmaeus isolate AG05252 chromosome 1, NHGRI_mPonPyg2-v2.0_pri, whole genome shotgun sequence, one genomic window encodes:
- the NCDN gene encoding neurochondrin isoform X1 — protein MSCCDLAAAGQLGKASIMASDCEPALNQAEGRNPTLERYLGALREAKNDSEQFAALLLVTKAVKAGDIDAKTRRRIFDAVGFTFPNRLLTTKEAPDGCPDHVLRALGVALLACFCSDPELAAHPQVLNKIPILSTFLTARGDPDDAARRSMIDDTYQCLTAVAGTPRGPRHLIAGGTVSALCQAYLGHGYGFDQALALLVGLLAAAETQCWKEAEPDLLAVLRGLSEDFQKAEDASKFELCQLLPLFLPPTTVPPECYRDLQAGLARILGSKLSSWQRNPALKLAARLAHACGSDWIPAGSSGSKFLALLVNLACVEVRLALEETGAEVKEDVVTACYALMELGIQECTRCEQSLLKEPQKVQLVSVMKEAIGAVIHYLLQVGSEKQKEPFVFASVRILGAWLAEETSSLRKEVCQLLPFLVRYAKTLYEEAEEANDLSQQVANLAISPTTPGPTWPGDALRLLLPGWCHLTVEDGPREILIKEGAPSLLCKYFLQQWELTSPGHDTSVLPDSVEIGLQTCCHIFLNLVVTAPGLIKRDACFTSLMNTLMTSLPALVQQQGRLLLAANVATLGLLMARLLSTSPALQGTPASRGFFAAAILFLSQSHVARATPGSDQAVLALSPEYEGIWADLQELWFLGMQAFTGCVPLLPWLAPAALRSRWPQELLQLLGSVSPNSVKPEMVAAYQGVLVELARANRLCREAMRLQAGEETASHYRMAALEQCLSEP, from the exons ATGTCGTGTTGTGACCTGGCTGCGGCGGGACAG TTGGGCAAGGCGAGCATCATGGCCTCAGATTGCGAGCCAGCTCTGAACCAGGCAGAGGGCCGAAACCCCACCCTGGAGCGCTACCTGGGAGCCCTCCGTGAGGCCAAGAATGACAGTGAGCAGTTTGCAGCCCTGCTGCTA GTGACCAAGGCAGTCAAAGCAGGTGACATAGATGCCAAAACTCGGCGGCGGATCTTCGATGCTGTCGGCTTCACCTTCCCCAATCGTCTCCTGACCACCAAGGAGGCGCCAGATGGCTGCCCTGACCATGTTCTGCGGGCTTTGGGCGTGGCCCTGCTGGCCTGCTTCTGCAGTGACCCTGAACTGGCCGCCCATCCCCAAGTCCTGAACAAGATTCCCATTCTTAGCACCTTCCTCACAGCTCGGGGGGACCCGGACGATGCTGCCCGCCGCTCCATGATTGATGACACCTACCAGTGCCTGACGGCTGTAGCAGGCACACCCAGAGGGCCTCGGCACCTTATTGCTGGTGGCACTGTGTCTGCCCTATGCCAGGCATACCTGGGGCACGGCTATGGCTTTGACCAGGCCCTGGCACTCCTGGTGGGGCTGCTGGCTGCTGCGGAGACACAGTGCTGGAAGGAGGCGGAGCCCGACCTGCTGGCCGTGTTGCGGGGCCTCAGTGAGGATTTCCAGAAAGCTGAGGATGCCAGCAAGTTTGAGCTCTGCCAGCTGCTGCCCCTCTTTTTGCCCCCGACAACCGTGCCCCCTGAATGCTACCGGGATCTGCAGGCCGGGCTGGCACGCATCCTGGGAAGCAAGCTGAGCTCCTGGCAGCGCAACCCTGCACTGAAGCTGGCAGCCCGCCTGGCACACGCCTGCGGCTCTGACTGGATCCCGGCGGGCAGCTCCGGGAGCAAGTTCCTGGCCCTGCTGGTGAATCTGGCGTGCGTGGAAGTGCGGCTGGCACTGGAGGAGACGGGCGCGGAGGTGAAAGAGGATGTGGTGACCGCCTGCTATGCCCTCATGGAGTTGGGGATCCAGGAATGCACTCGCTGTGAGCAGTCACTGCTTAAGGAGCCACAGAAGGTGCAGCTCGTGAGCGTCATGAAGGAGGCTATAGGGGCTGTTATCCACTACCTGCTGCAG GTGGGGTCAGAGAAGCAGAAGGAGCCCTTTGTGTTTGCCTCGGTGCGGATCCTGGGTGCCTGGCTGGCCGAGGAGACCTCATCCTTGCGTAAGGAGGTGTGCCAGCTGCTGCCCTTCCTCGTCCGCTATGCCAAGACCCTCTACGAGGAGGCCGAGGAGGCCAATGACCTTTCCCAGCAGGTGGCCAACCTGGCCatctcccccaccaccccagggCCCACCTGGCCAGGAGACGCTCTCCG GCTTCTCCTGCCTGGCTGGTGCCACCTGACCGTTGAAGATGGGCCCCGGGAGATCCTGATCAAGGAAGGGGCCCCCTCGCTTCTGTGCAAGTATTTCCTGCAGCAGTGGGAACTCACATCCCCTGGCCACGACACCTCGGTGCTGCCTGACAGCGTGGAGATTGGCCTGCAGACCTGCTGCCACATCTTCCTCAACCTTGTGGTCACCGCACCGGGGCTGATCAA GCGTGACGCCTGCTTCACATCTCTTATGAACACCCTCATGACGTCGCTACCAGCACTAGTGCAGCAACAGGGAAGGCTGCTTCTGGCTGCTAATGTGGCCACCCTGGGGCTCCTCATGGCCCGGCTCCTTAGCACCTCTCCAG CTCTTCAGGGAACACCAGCATCCCGAGGGTTCTTCGCAGCTGCCATCCTCTTCCTATCGCAGTCCCACGTGGCGCGGGCCACCCCGGGCTCAGACCAGGCAGTGCTAGCCCTGTCCCCTGAGTATGAGGGCATCTGGGCCGACCTGCAGGAGCTCTGGTTCCTGGGCATGCAGGCCTTCACCGGCTGTGTGCCGCTGCTGCCCTGGCTGGCCCCCGCTGCCCTGCGCTCCCGCTGGCCGCAGGAGCTGCTCCAGCTGCTAGGCAGTGTCAGCCCCAACTCTGTCAAGCCCGAGATGGTGGCTGCCTATCAGGGTGTCCTGGTGGAGTTGGCGCGGGCCAACCGGCTGTGCCGGGAGGCCATGAGGCTGCAGGCGGGCGAGGAGACGGCCAGCCACTACCGCATGGCTGCCTTGGAGCAGTGCCTGTCAGAGCCCTGA
- the NCDN gene encoding neurochondrin isoform X2 yields MASDCEPALNQAEGRNPTLERYLGALREAKNDSEQFAALLLVTKAVKAGDIDAKTRRRIFDAVGFTFPNRLLTTKEAPDGCPDHVLRALGVALLACFCSDPELAAHPQVLNKIPILSTFLTARGDPDDAARRSMIDDTYQCLTAVAGTPRGPRHLIAGGTVSALCQAYLGHGYGFDQALALLVGLLAAAETQCWKEAEPDLLAVLRGLSEDFQKAEDASKFELCQLLPLFLPPTTVPPECYRDLQAGLARILGSKLSSWQRNPALKLAARLAHACGSDWIPAGSSGSKFLALLVNLACVEVRLALEETGAEVKEDVVTACYALMELGIQECTRCEQSLLKEPQKVQLVSVMKEAIGAVIHYLLQVGSEKQKEPFVFASVRILGAWLAEETSSLRKEVCQLLPFLVRYAKTLYEEAEEANDLSQQVANLAISPTTPGPTWPGDALRLLLPGWCHLTVEDGPREILIKEGAPSLLCKYFLQQWELTSPGHDTSVLPDSVEIGLQTCCHIFLNLVVTAPGLIKRDACFTSLMNTLMTSLPALVQQQGRLLLAANVATLGLLMARLLSTSPALQGTPASRGFFAAAILFLSQSHVARATPGSDQAVLALSPEYEGIWADLQELWFLGMQAFTGCVPLLPWLAPAALRSRWPQELLQLLGSVSPNSVKPEMVAAYQGVLVELARANRLCREAMRLQAGEETASHYRMAALEQCLSEP; encoded by the exons ATGGCCTCAGATTGCGAGCCAGCTCTGAACCAGGCAGAGGGCCGAAACCCCACCCTGGAGCGCTACCTGGGAGCCCTCCGTGAGGCCAAGAATGACAGTGAGCAGTTTGCAGCCCTGCTGCTA GTGACCAAGGCAGTCAAAGCAGGTGACATAGATGCCAAAACTCGGCGGCGGATCTTCGATGCTGTCGGCTTCACCTTCCCCAATCGTCTCCTGACCACCAAGGAGGCGCCAGATGGCTGCCCTGACCATGTTCTGCGGGCTTTGGGCGTGGCCCTGCTGGCCTGCTTCTGCAGTGACCCTGAACTGGCCGCCCATCCCCAAGTCCTGAACAAGATTCCCATTCTTAGCACCTTCCTCACAGCTCGGGGGGACCCGGACGATGCTGCCCGCCGCTCCATGATTGATGACACCTACCAGTGCCTGACGGCTGTAGCAGGCACACCCAGAGGGCCTCGGCACCTTATTGCTGGTGGCACTGTGTCTGCCCTATGCCAGGCATACCTGGGGCACGGCTATGGCTTTGACCAGGCCCTGGCACTCCTGGTGGGGCTGCTGGCTGCTGCGGAGACACAGTGCTGGAAGGAGGCGGAGCCCGACCTGCTGGCCGTGTTGCGGGGCCTCAGTGAGGATTTCCAGAAAGCTGAGGATGCCAGCAAGTTTGAGCTCTGCCAGCTGCTGCCCCTCTTTTTGCCCCCGACAACCGTGCCCCCTGAATGCTACCGGGATCTGCAGGCCGGGCTGGCACGCATCCTGGGAAGCAAGCTGAGCTCCTGGCAGCGCAACCCTGCACTGAAGCTGGCAGCCCGCCTGGCACACGCCTGCGGCTCTGACTGGATCCCGGCGGGCAGCTCCGGGAGCAAGTTCCTGGCCCTGCTGGTGAATCTGGCGTGCGTGGAAGTGCGGCTGGCACTGGAGGAGACGGGCGCGGAGGTGAAAGAGGATGTGGTGACCGCCTGCTATGCCCTCATGGAGTTGGGGATCCAGGAATGCACTCGCTGTGAGCAGTCACTGCTTAAGGAGCCACAGAAGGTGCAGCTCGTGAGCGTCATGAAGGAGGCTATAGGGGCTGTTATCCACTACCTGCTGCAG GTGGGGTCAGAGAAGCAGAAGGAGCCCTTTGTGTTTGCCTCGGTGCGGATCCTGGGTGCCTGGCTGGCCGAGGAGACCTCATCCTTGCGTAAGGAGGTGTGCCAGCTGCTGCCCTTCCTCGTCCGCTATGCCAAGACCCTCTACGAGGAGGCCGAGGAGGCCAATGACCTTTCCCAGCAGGTGGCCAACCTGGCCatctcccccaccaccccagggCCCACCTGGCCAGGAGACGCTCTCCG GCTTCTCCTGCCTGGCTGGTGCCACCTGACCGTTGAAGATGGGCCCCGGGAGATCCTGATCAAGGAAGGGGCCCCCTCGCTTCTGTGCAAGTATTTCCTGCAGCAGTGGGAACTCACATCCCCTGGCCACGACACCTCGGTGCTGCCTGACAGCGTGGAGATTGGCCTGCAGACCTGCTGCCACATCTTCCTCAACCTTGTGGTCACCGCACCGGGGCTGATCAA GCGTGACGCCTGCTTCACATCTCTTATGAACACCCTCATGACGTCGCTACCAGCACTAGTGCAGCAACAGGGAAGGCTGCTTCTGGCTGCTAATGTGGCCACCCTGGGGCTCCTCATGGCCCGGCTCCTTAGCACCTCTCCAG CTCTTCAGGGAACACCAGCATCCCGAGGGTTCTTCGCAGCTGCCATCCTCTTCCTATCGCAGTCCCACGTGGCGCGGGCCACCCCGGGCTCAGACCAGGCAGTGCTAGCCCTGTCCCCTGAGTATGAGGGCATCTGGGCCGACCTGCAGGAGCTCTGGTTCCTGGGCATGCAGGCCTTCACCGGCTGTGTGCCGCTGCTGCCCTGGCTGGCCCCCGCTGCCCTGCGCTCCCGCTGGCCGCAGGAGCTGCTCCAGCTGCTAGGCAGTGTCAGCCCCAACTCTGTCAAGCCCGAGATGGTGGCTGCCTATCAGGGTGTCCTGGTGGAGTTGGCGCGGGCCAACCGGCTGTGCCGGGAGGCCATGAGGCTGCAGGCGGGCGAGGAGACGGCCAGCCACTACCGCATGGCTGCCTTGGAGCAGTGCCTGTCAGAGCCCTGA